The Hypanus sabinus isolate sHypSab1 unplaced genomic scaffold, sHypSab1.hap1 scaffold_62, whole genome shotgun sequence DNA window tggttgatttggctgagagaatcttTTCCCAAAGTCCGAGCAGATCagtctctacccagtgtgaagtcgctggtgtgcgtttaggatggatgactgagtgaatcctttcccacagtctgagcaggtgaatggcctctcaccagtgtgaactcgctgatgtaccttcaggtggGATGACGAAgagaaacccttcccacagtctgagcaggtgaacggcctctctccagtgtgaactcgctgatgtatcttcagatgggatgacgaagcgaatcccttcccgcagtccgagcaggtgattggccactctccggtgtgaacgctctggtgtgccttcagttgagataactgagtgaatcctttcccacagtctgagcaggtgaacggcttctctccagtgtgaactcgctgatgtaccttcagttgagatgactgagagaatcccttcccacagtttgagcaggtgaatggcctctctctggtgtgaactcgctgatgtaccttaagttgagGTAAttcggtgaatcccttcccgcagtctgagcaggtgaacggcttctctccagtgtgaactcgctgatgtaccttcagttgagatgactgagagaatcccttcccacagtttgggcaggtgaatggcctctctccagtgtgaactcaggTGGGATGAcgaagagaatcccttcccacagtctgagcaggtgaacggcctctctccagtgtgaactcgctgatgtatcttcagatgggatgacgaagagaaacccttcccacagtctgagcaggtgaacggcctctctccagtgtgaactcgctgatgtatcttcagatgggatgacgaagcgaatcccttcccgcagtccgagcaggtgattggccactctccggtgtgaacgctctggtgtgccttcagttgagataactgagtgaatcctttcccacagtctgagcaggtgaacggcttctctccagtgtgaactcgctgatgtaccttcagttgagatgactgagagaatcccttcccacagtttgagcaggtgaatggcctctctctggtgtgaactcgctgatgtaccttaagttgagGTAAttcggtgaatcccttcccgcagtctgagcaggtgaacggccactctctGGTGTGAACTGACCGGTGTTTCAGTAACTTatatgacgaagtgaatcctttcccacagattgagcaggtgaatggcttctccccagtgtgaactcgctgctgGTGTCTCAGTAAGTGAGCTGATGAAGTGAATGCCTTgccacagtccaagcaggtgaatggcttctccctagtgtgaactcgctgatgtaccttcagtagagatgatgaagtgaatcccttcccacagtccgagcaggtgaacggcctttcctcagtgtgaactcgctgatgtaccttcagttgagatgactgagcgaatcccttcccacaatctgagcaggtgaacggcctttctccagtgtgaactcgctgatgtatcttcagtcgaGATAAttcagtgaatcgcttcccacagtctgagcaggtgaacggccactctccggtgtgaactgactggtgtctcagtagctgatatgatgaagtgaatcccttcccacagtctgagcaggtgaatggcctctccccagtgtgaactgactggtgtctcagtagcttATATgcagaagtgaatcccttcccgcagagtgagcagttgaatggcctgtccccagtgtgaactgactggtgtctcagtaactgagatgactgagtgaatcctttcccacagtctgagcaggtgaacggccgctcccgagtgtgaactcgctggtgagccattaggtcagatgacagagtgaatgctTCCCAACAAATTCTTCAGATGACCAGTCTTTGCccaatgtgaactgactggtgtgtccacaggtgggaagacccaCTGAATCCCtgctcacacacagaacaaacaggtgaatggccttgtcccagtgtgaacttgctgatgtaccttcagttgagatgactgagtgaatccattcccaccgtctgagcagatgaatgggctCCCCCCATGTAAACTAATGGGCGTGCCAATTGGTCAGATGAtcaagtgaatccctccccacagtctgagcaggaaggatgatcggctgaatcccttgctcctgttcttaaatatctggacagagacagcaaaactagcGTGTTGTGTTCGAGGTTCCCGTAggcaaattccttgtcatttttaacctgtaaaaagatttacaaactccatcaatgggtgtaggacatttCTAATGAGATCgcttgagttgtcaaggtgtgacctggcatcacactgttacagtgaagttcaacccaagttggagacagaaatcatctcctgacgcttttcctgtctctataagaatggggcatctctgccgtctccaatctgtgacctggctcagtttgactctctctgaTGGTAttgttccctgttcccactgagctgcatgggttcctggccccacagtaactgaaacaatcTCACACAAGTAGCCTGCAATCCGTTCCATGCTCCCACAACTTCCAGTGTAAataaagttacccctgacatcccctccgtatcaactttcaagcaccttaaaactataccccttcacgttagccatttcagccctggggtaaaaacctctagctatccacacgatcagtgtccctcatcaacttatacatctgaaaaaggctctaaacatcaACAAAGATATTATACATTTCTTTGAAGATTTGTTGGGAATAGACAACGTTATGacagtatagatagggtacaggtaagcagctttttccactgaggatgggtgtgATGACAACcataggtcatgggtaagtggggaagtgaaaatttaatgggaacatttggaaaagctctttactgaaatggtcgtgagagcgtgcagtgagatgccagcacaagtggtgaatatgagttCGGTTTcatcatttaaaagaagtttggatgggagcctggatggtaggggtatggcggGCGATGGTCCCGGTGCAGTTAGTTGCATTAGACAGTTTAATTGGATTGGgcaaatagcctgtttccgtactgaacttctccatgtttctatgacagagaagctggccaaacttgtttggaagggaaagataggagtgacaacagagcagcaatggctggagtttctgggaaaattcaggagctgagtgatcgatacatcccaaagaagtggaagcattgtaaaggcaggaagacacaactgtggctgaaatgagaagccaaagccaacataaaagccaaagagatggcATCCTAAAGAGCAAAAACAattggaagcttttagaaaccacaGAAGATGACTAAAAATAAGTCAGATGAGCTCGGGGGTGGAATTATGATACTGTTGTCATTAATGAGTATTGGTAGCACttaacagtctgaggcatttagaggaacaaaatatcgtgggcctcaatatctcttgaaatccaaggttccctgcaccagttacctttcagcatacaaactctacactctCAAAAATGtctcttctgaaggcctcccgcttaccaagtactcctttgccagaaaacggcctatcccaaaccacacttgtcaggtcCTTTTGACACCATCAAAACTGACCTTTCATCCCCtctgttctgttcccctaactaacgaatcccctaccacccgtttgactttcctctgccaggtaatccctccctccccaacagttTGTAAAGCAGCCCACCTGGCTGTTGTGTGGGATGGCAACAAGATTACtctgcgatggctatttaacttcATTCCCCTTCATGTCTCTcaaccagtttcctgtgtcctgcaccttaggtgtaactcacctctcttcatgtcatatctatcaccacctccaactgctggatgatccaCAATTCATCCATTTTCAGCTCCAACTCCTCAAAGTGCAGCTgggtgcacatcttgtaggtgagggtgtcagggacactggagttctccacaccaatgtcccctctaatttgtaatcacCAGTGTGCACagaaatcttgtactgtgcattcttttacccagtgacaacatgtgcactgcaaattttatatagagaggtattcattttaacagccagcaaatcactgtctgtaagaactgTGATCTCCTCTGGGCTCGATCCAGTTCATCTGCCCTCTCACACCATGTCACAGGCCTGTaaagggtaatgaaggattttctctccagtgcttttgcactttgtccataagtggtttgcttgctaaattacgctttaaaaagtcagatttccaaatatcactccaattCTTCCCTCTTGTAAACTCTCCAACAACTTTTtcatcaccacaatacacacaggtatcaccagtttctgtattgtacataaatatttcccctgaagtctcccccaatgactgacggtggtgaactc harbors:
- the LOC132389665 gene encoding gastrula zinc finger protein XlCGF26.1-like, whose translation is MAHQRVHTRERPFTCSDCGKGFTQSSQLLRHQSVHTGDRPFNCSLCGKGFTSAYKLLRHQSVHTGERPFTCSDCGKGFTSSYQLLRHQSVHTGEWPFTCSDCGKRFTELSRLKIHQRVHTGERPFTCSDCGKGFAQSSQLKVHQRVHTEERPFTCSDCGKGFTSSSLLKVHQRVHTREKPFTCLDCGKAFTSSAHLLRHQQRVHTGEKPFTCSICGKGFTSSYKLLKHRSVHTREWPFTCSDCGKGFTELPQLKVHQRVHTRERPFTCSNCGKGFSQSSQLKVHQRVHTGEKPFTCSDCGKGFTQLSQLKAHQSVHTGEWPITCSDCGKGFASSSHLKIHQRVHTGERPFTCSDCGKGFSSSSHLKIHQRVHTGERPFTCSDCGKGFSSSSHLSSHWREAIHLPKLWEGILSVISTEGTSASSHWREAVHLLRLREGIHRITST